In Candidatus Omnitrophota bacterium, the genomic window CAAGGCCAGCATCGCGCGCGGACAGTTCAAGCCGGTCCTCGTCCACGAAGACGGCACCGTCCTCGGCGGGAACATGCGCCTCAAGGCGTTCGGCGAGATGGGCGTCGAGGACGTCTGGTGCATCGTCGTCAGCGCGCCCACGGAGGAGGAGAAGATTGACTACGCCCTGCGCGACAACGACCGCGCCGGCATCTACATCCGCGAGAAGCTCATCGGCCTCAGCCAGGAGTTCCCGTCCTTGGACCTTGACCGGTACAGCGTGGACATGGGCGTGAATATGAGCCTCGCCGCCGTCATCGCGGAAGGAATGCCCGTCGAAATGACCACGGACGTCAGCGATCGGGACGCGCTCAAGGAAAAGTTCGACAATGCGACCATCAAGCAGATCACGCTGTATTTC contains:
- a CDS encoding ParB N-terminal domain-containing protein; this encodes MSEVSPIIGRTEVRKLKDLKPWANNPRDITPDAYERLKASIARGQFKPVLVHEDGTVLGGNMRLKAFGEMGVEDVWCIVVSAPTEEEKIDYALRDNDRAGIYIREKLIGLSQEFPSLDLDRYSVDMGVNMSLAAVIAEGMPVEMTTDVSDRDALKEKFDNATIKQITLYFGLEEYEDVLSRLQVVMDARGLGSHTEAVLHILETYENAGA